Proteins from a genomic interval of Trichoderma breve strain T069 chromosome 2, whole genome shotgun sequence:
- a CDS encoding mitochondrial genome maintenance protein, producing the protein MPGQVQEKPPATEASAAAIEDDDEPDEWDKRIFSTGCADENMKMTDYPRLSILSAMLPSRRAFSAASRQLGCRSFRPIQPSARLYSTETSTTSTTEEPAAKPTSTPAVATPKYAKPAPRASKPAVAASTPSPAASYSDVVYQAKNIAYEDAREDGDVTDPAAVDWTRSFYGISARPVTEKQFKALMQPVDEKDIEVKPDGVIYLPEIKYRRRLNEVFGPMGWGLIPKGEAVVGDSIVTREYALIVDGRFVSQAQGENSYFSAEQLPSAVEGCKSNALMRCCKDLGIASELWDPHFVRWFKKNHMEEVWVEHVTTKKKRVQWYRKGDVDVSYPYKVSK; encoded by the exons ATGCCCGGACAGGTACAAGAAAAGCCGCCAGCTACGGAGGCTTCAGCCGCGGCAattgaggatgatgatgagccgGATGAGTG GGACAAGCGGATATTCAGCACGGGCTGCGCGG ATGAAAATATGAAGATGACAGACT ATCCTAGACTGTCAATCCTATCCGCCATGCTTCCCTCACGCAGAGCCTTTTCCGCCGCCTCCAGGCAACTCGGCTGCCGCTCTTTCAGACCGATCCAGCCTTCAGCACGGCTCTATTCCACAGAGACATCAACTACGTCAACGACAGAAGAGCCCGCAGCTAAGCCCACTTCTACCCCAGCTGTAGCGACACCGAAATACGCAAAGCCCGCGCCCAGAGCGAGCAAGCCGGCAGTGGCAGCATCTACACCGTCTCCCGCAGCATCTTACAGCGACGTTGTCTACCAAGCCAAGAACATTGCGTACGAGGACGCAAgggaggatggcgatgtgacGGACCCGGCCGCCGTGGACTGGACGAGGAGTTTCTACGGCATCTCAGCCCGGCCAGTAACAGAAAAGCAATTCAAGGCCCTGATGCAGCCTGTGGACGAGAAGGACATCGAGGTCAAGCCCGACGGCGTCATCTACCTGCCAGAGATCAAGTACAGGAGGAGGCTGAACGAAGTCTTTGGTCCCATGGGATGGGGCCTGATTCCCAAGGGAGAGGCCGTGGTTGGCGATTCAATCGTGACCCGCGAGTATGCGCTCATCGTCGATGGCCG CTTTGTCTCACAAGCCCAGGGCGAAAACTCGTACTTCTCCGCCGAACAGCTACCCTCTGCCGTCGAAGGCTGCAAGTCAAATGCCCTGATGCGCTGCTGCAAAGACCTAGGCATCGCCTCCGAGCTGTGGGACCCCCACTTTGTCCGATGGTTCAAGAAGAATCACATGGAGGAAGTGTGGGTAGAGCACGTCacaaccaagaagaagcgagtgCAGTGGTATAGGAAGGGCGATGTGGATGTGTCATACCCCTACAAGGTCAGCAAGTAG